The Chloroflexota bacterium nucleotide sequence GGGCTCGCGCGTAACGTCGACGTGCGTGAAGGCGGCGGTCAGACCCGACTCGGTGAGCTCGCGCGCCAGGGCTGCGCCCTTTGCGTCGTCGACGTCGCCGATAACCACGCGCGCGCCGCGCGCCGCGCAGAGTCGCGCGGTGGCGCCGCCAATGCCCGACGCGCCGCCGGTGATGACCACGACCCGTCCGTCAAGCGACGTCATGACGCGGCATCCCAGGACAGACCGGCCTGGGCCATGGCGTCATCAACGGCCTGCTTGGCGGGCGCGAGCTGGTCGAGCGTCAAGTGCTCCAGCAGTACCCATGCGTGCGGCTCGGCGGCGTTGAGTCGCTTCAGCCACCGCGCGTGATCGACGACGCCCTCGCCCGGCACGACCTCGTCGACGTGCAGCACAAGCTCCTCCCGGACGACGTAGTCCTTCCAGTGTGCCGCCGCGATCCGGCCTCGCGCACCGTCGAGCAGGTCGTCGTAGATCGAATTTGGCCGCCAAGCATCCCAGATGCTGCCGATGAAGTTCACCGGATCGAGGTTGAAGGTGAGGGCCGGCGAGTCGATGGCGTCGAGAATGGCAGTCACGCGCTCGTGCCGATCGATGGTCGATAGGACATGCCCCTCGAACGCCAGCACCACGCCGAGGTCCTCCGCGGCCCGGGTCGCAACGCGCAGGCTGTCTAGCGCGCGGTCGAACGTGGCGTCCAGATGATGGTCCGGGTGGCCAAACCATGGGCCGTTGGAATTGAGCCCGCCGGGCCGGACGTAGCAGGTGCGCGCGCCAAGGACCTTCGTCGCATGCATGTGGGCGATCAGGCCGTCGATACCCAGGCGGCGGTCGGCGTCACTGTGCCCGACCAGCGATCCATACGCGCCGTTGGACTGGGCGATGACCAAGCCCGCGTCGGCAATGACGCCGCGCGCGTGCCGAAGGTCTGCCTCACTGGCCTCGCCGGGACCGCCCAGCTTGACGTTCGTGCCCTGAAACCCCAAGTCGGCCAGGCCGCGCACGTCGGCCGGCGATATGTCCGCCGGACGGTCGGGCAATGCCCCCGCCACGCCGATCAGCATGTCTCGATGGTCCGTGCGATGCGACGGATCATCCTACGGCGTGTGCCACACTCGGCGCGCTCGCCCAATGAGAGCAGCCATCATGTCGGACACTGCCCCTCCACGCGATTGGCATCCCGAACCCTTCCGCAAGCTCGTCACGCTTGGCGAGAGCACCACCGCCGGCG carries:
- a CDS encoding TIM barrel protein, with the translated sequence MLIGVAGALPDRPADISPADVRGLADLGFQGTNVKLGGPGEASEADLRHARGVIADAGLVIAQSNGAYGSLVGHSDADRRLGIDGLIAHMHATKVLGARTCYVRPGGLNSNGPWFGHPDHHLDATFDRALDSLRVATRAAEDLGVVLAFEGHVLSTIDRHERVTAILDAIDSPALTFNLDPVNFIGSIWDAWRPNSIYDDLLDGARGRIAAAHWKDYVVREELVLHVDEVVPGEGVVDHARWLKRLNAAEPHAWVLLEHLTLDQLAPAKQAVDDAMAQAGLSWDAAS